The Clostridioides difficile genome has a segment encoding these proteins:
- a CDS encoding ABC transporter permease: MIRLILANIKRYIKNPSLLANMVMIPIVIVVTLNFFSSNSDNQSMYFSPVAVVSNYSGKYEHKLISNSKLKENTFGLSEQDKAMNLLKNNKVSAVFVLDKNFSTDIDNLKRPVVKCFKTENGGGSLWAESQIDSFITNSLKLKLDKNINEKLTKTSIIDKKPDKNKNSFSAVFMICYFMYINAAHLASDLFALKKSNVLRRLISTKHKDIKIIFSILLGLFFIQAIVYTLILGCLTFIGDFKLTLNILMIVLANSFVSTGFVFWVARVFKNESSISLVTTFYSLIGLAISISSLIPSMSELSFMTNLSKLTPFYWTINAIKSNDSILINVIVLMLIGIVFVTAGSFKLRDFAKN; encoded by the coding sequence ATGATTAGATTAATTCTTGCAAATATAAAAAGATATATAAAAAATCCTTCTCTTTTAGCTAATATGGTCATGATTCCTATTGTAATAGTTGTTACTCTTAACTTTTTTTCTAGTAATTCAGATAATCAATCAATGTATTTTTCTCCAGTAGCAGTTGTGTCCAACTATTCAGGAAAATATGAACATAAATTAATAAGTAATTCAAAATTGAAGGAAAACACATTTGGATTAAGTGAACAAGATAAAGCTATGAATTTGCTAAAAAATAATAAAGTTTCTGCAGTATTTGTTTTAGACAAAAACTTTTCAACTGATATAGATAATTTAAAACGACCTGTTGTTAAGTGTTTTAAAACTGAAAATGGTGGTGGTAGTCTTTGGGCAGAATCACAAATAGACTCTTTTATCACCAACTCATTAAAATTAAAATTGGATAAAAATATAAATGAAAAATTAACTAAAACAAGTATAATTGATAAGAAGCCAGATAAAAATAAAAACTCATTTTCAGCAGTTTTCATGATATGTTATTTTATGTATATTAATGCAGCACATCTTGCTTCAGATTTATTTGCACTAAAAAAATCAAATGTTTTAAGAAGACTTATTTCTACAAAACATAAAGACATAAAAATAATTTTTAGTATACTCTTAGGGCTATTTTTTATTCAAGCAATTGTATACACTTTAATACTTGGATGCCTTACATTTATTGGAGATTTTAAATTAACTCTAAATATATTAATGATTGTACTAGCAAATAGTTTTGTTTCCACTGGATTTGTATTTTGGGTAGCTAGAGTATTTAAAAATGAAAGTTCTATAAGCCTTGTTACTACATTTTATTCTTTAATAGGTTTAGCTATATCTATATCTAGTCTGATACCATCAATGAGTGAATTATCATTTATGACTAATCTATCAAAACTTACACCTTTTTACTGGACTATAAATGCCATTAAAAGTAATGATAGTATTTTAATAAATGTAATCGTTCTAATGCTTATTGGAATAGTATTTGTAACAGCTGGAAGTTTTAAATTGAGAGATTTTGCAAAAAACTAA
- a CDS encoding CarD family transcriptional regulator, translating to MYNIGESVMYPKEGACYVSDIVTKEINKHMQKYYELTVIFNSTLKISIPVLNADKIGVRPIMNENEVDNFIQSIDKTDGVWIFDRKKRLKLYHDKFHSGDVFEIVKLIKMLMIQDCSKQLCSTDKDFLNKAQRFALSELAAAQCKSYSIVLDEMKKHILNPKNNN from the coding sequence ATGTATAATATTGGTGAAAGTGTGATGTATCCAAAAGAGGGAGCCTGTTATGTAAGTGATATTGTAACAAAGGAAATAAATAAACATATGCAGAAATACTATGAATTAACTGTAATTTTCAATAGTACTCTTAAAATTTCGATTCCTGTTCTGAATGCTGACAAGATTGGTGTACGTCCAATTATGAACGAAAATGAAGTTGATAATTTTATCCAATCTATTGATAAAACAGATGGTGTATGGATTTTTGATAGAAAGAAACGACTTAAATTATACCATGATAAATTTCATTCAGGAGATGTCTTTGAGATTGTGAAATTAATTAAGATGCTTATGATACAAGATTGTTCAAAACAATTATGTAGTACAGATAAGGACTTTCTAAATAAAGCTCAGAGATTTGCTTTGTCGGAATTAGCTGCCGCTCAATGTAAATCCTATTCAATAGTATTAGATGAAATGAAAAAACATATCTTAAATCCTAAAAATAATAATTAA
- a CDS encoding alpha-hydroxy-acid oxidizing protein, giving the protein MDYNELLKNARENLNGSCKVCKVCNGVVCAGEVPGMGGKGSGSSFIENSKSLEKVKVNMRVIHDVSNPDTSIEMFGKKMSAPIFAAPVTGTTLNMGGKISERDYIEPVVAGCANSGIYAMVGDTAVDAFLMENLDVVKKYNGAGIVFIKPWDNENIIKKIKLAEEAGAFAVGVDIDACGLVTLSLHGKPVLPKNVEQIKELVKSTKLPFILKGIMTVEDALMAVEAGVDAIVVSNHGGRVLDCTPGACEVLPKIAEAVKGKVTILADGGVRTGLDVLKMIGLGADAVLIGRPFVTASFGGATDGVETYVSKLQSELSGSMILTGCQTIKDIDGKVIYK; this is encoded by the coding sequence ATGGATTATAATGAACTATTAAAAAATGCTAGAGAAAATTTAAATGGAAGTTGTAAAGTTTGTAAAGTTTGTAATGGAGTTGTATGTGCAGGTGAAGTACCTGGTATGGGAGGTAAAGGAAGTGGCTCTTCTTTTATAGAAAATAGTAAGAGCTTAGAAAAAGTAAAAGTAAATATGAGAGTAATACATGATGTTTCAAATCCTGATACATCTATAGAAATGTTTGGGAAAAAAATGAGTGCTCCTATATTTGCAGCTCCAGTAACAGGAACTACTTTAAATATGGGTGGAAAAATAAGTGAAAGAGATTACATAGAACCAGTAGTTGCAGGATGTGCAAACAGTGGTATCTATGCAATGGTTGGAGATACAGCAGTAGATGCATTTTTAATGGAAAATTTAGATGTAGTTAAAAAGTATAATGGTGCTGGAATCGTATTTATTAAACCTTGGGACAATGAAAATATTATAAAAAAGATAAAATTAGCTGAAGAAGCTGGAGCATTTGCAGTAGGAGTTGATATAGATGCTTGTGGTTTAGTAACTTTATCACTACATGGAAAACCAGTACTTCCTAAAAATGTTGAACAAATAAAAGAGTTAGTTAAATCTACTAAATTACCATTCATATTAAAAGGAATAATGACTGTAGAAGATGCATTAATGGCAGTTGAAGCAGGTGTAGATGCTATAGTTGTATCAAATCATGGAGGAAGAGTACTTGACTGTACACCAGGAGCATGTGAAGTTTTACCAAAGATTGCTGAAGCTGTTAAAGGCAAAGTTACAATACTTGCAGATGGTGGAGTTAGAACTGGATTAGATGTATTAAAAATGATAGGTCTAGGAGCCGATGCAGTATTAATAGGAAGACCTTTTGTGACAGCTTCATTTGGTGGAGCAACTGATGGTGTAGAAACTTATGTAAGTAAACTTCAATCAGAATTAAGTGGTTCTATGATATTAACTGGATGTCAAACTATAAAAGATATTGATGGAAAAGTTATATACAAATAA
- a CDS encoding ribonuclease HII, with product MQNKSVREIKEIIENLEVEKYMEYIEILRVDERKSVQSLAIKLAKKLDNIRKEAERLEIINMFENEGYDRGYLYIGGIDEAGRGPLAGPVVASIVVFKKNTKIEGVNDSKKLSEAKRDELFDIIKKEALDYGIGIVNNEEIDEFNILNATYMAMKKAINCLKKTPDYLLVDAATIPGIDIVQNPIVKGDSKSISIAAASILAKVTRDSIMYQYDRVYPEYGFKSHKGYGTKEHYEAIEKHGITPIHRKSFLKNIL from the coding sequence ATGCAGAACAAAAGTGTGAGGGAGATTAAAGAAATAATTGAGAATTTAGAAGTTGAAAAGTATATGGAGTATATAGAAATATTAAGAGTGGATGAAAGAAAATCTGTTCAAAGTCTTGCTATAAAGCTTGCTAAGAAACTGGATAATATTAGAAAAGAAGCAGAAAGATTAGAAATTATAAATATGTTTGAAAATGAAGGATACGATAGAGGATATTTATATATTGGAGGAATTGATGAAGCTGGAAGAGGACCACTTGCAGGTCCTGTTGTAGCTTCCATTGTAGTGTTTAAGAAAAATACAAAAATAGAAGGAGTAAATGATTCTAAGAAGCTAAGTGAAGCAAAGAGAGATGAACTTTTTGACATAATAAAAAAAGAAGCATTAGATTATGGAATAGGGATAGTAAATAATGAAGAAATAGACGAATTTAACATACTAAATGCTACATATATGGCAATGAAAAAGGCAATAAATTGTTTGAAAAAAACACCAGATTATTTGCTTGTTGATGCAGCAACGATACCAGGGATTGATATAGTTCAAAATCCAATTGTAAAAGGTGATTCAAAATCTATATCAATAGCAGCAGCAAGTATATTGGCGAAGGTTACTAGGGATAGTATAATGTACCAATATGATAGAGTATATCCAGAATATGGATTTAAATCTCATAAGGGATATGGAACAAAAGAACACTATGAAGCTATCGAAAAACATGGGATAACACCTATACATAGAAAAAGCTTCTTGAAAAATATACTGTAA
- a CDS encoding adenosylcobalamin-dependent ribonucleoside-diphosphate reductase, which produces MKYIIKRDGTKELFSKSKIEDAVYKASINSEGGVDRDLAYDISRKIANDYNSMEECLSVEEIQDIVEVLLMESNRKDIAKHYILYRERRSEIRHKAWEFDELQKSIWKNKYRHNGESFDEWIKRISNNSPRISKLIRQKRFLFAGRILANRGLHKEGKKVTYSNCYVIEPPKDSIEDIFDTAKKLARTFSYGGGVGIDISKLRPKGAKVNNAAKYTTGAVSFMELYSMTTGLIGQRGRRGALMISMDVNHPEIEEFIDIKTDLEKVTKANISVRVTDEFMQAVKERKLYNCTFEVETTGEKIVKIVNAYDLFNKFVKNNWDYAEPGILFWDKIKTYNLMSEDKDFCFSGVNPCAEEPLPSGGSCLLGSINLSEFVIQPFGEHATFDINKLKSCVREAVVALNDVLDEGLNLHPLQEQRDSVYKYRQIGLGVMGIADMLIKMGIRYGSDKSLELCDLIGKTMLNEAVKQSALIAKEYGTFSEYKYENISKSRFFIENLNDDIKEMVKKYGIRNSQLLTIPPTGSISTMIGISGGIEPIFNLSYIRKTESLHDEDVYYKVYTPIVKEYMDKKGITDEECLPDFFVTAMNIGYEERINMQKVWQKYIDASISSTINIPFETTIEDVFNIYVKAWEAGLKGVTIFRDGCKRSGILINEKKDENNKENNKKEDSKKESYKNNKEEKDNKEEKAKELKNKNFEEDEKFVCPECGSEGIAHTGGCSICLKCGYSGCN; this is translated from the coding sequence ATGAAGTACATAATAAAAAGAGATGGGACAAAAGAACTTTTTAGTAAAAGTAAGATTGAAGATGCTGTCTATAAGGCTAGTATAAATAGTGAAGGTGGAGTAGACAGGGATTTAGCATATGATATATCTAGAAAAATCGCTAATGATTATAATTCTATGGAGGAATGCTTATCTGTAGAAGAAATCCAAGATATAGTTGAAGTATTACTTATGGAATCAAATAGAAAAGATATAGCAAAACACTACATATTATATAGAGAAAGACGTTCAGAAATAAGACATAAGGCTTGGGAATTTGATGAATTACAAAAATCGATATGGAAAAATAAGTATAGACACAATGGAGAAAGTTTTGATGAATGGATAAAGAGAATTTCAAATAATAGTCCAAGAATATCAAAGTTAATAAGACAGAAGAGATTTTTATTTGCAGGTAGAATTTTGGCAAATAGAGGTTTACATAAAGAAGGTAAAAAAGTAACTTATTCTAATTGTTATGTAATAGAGCCACCAAAAGACAGTATAGAAGATATCTTTGACACTGCAAAAAAACTTGCTAGAACTTTTAGTTATGGTGGAGGGGTTGGAATTGATATTTCAAAATTAAGACCAAAAGGTGCAAAGGTAAATAATGCTGCAAAATATACAACTGGAGCAGTTTCTTTTATGGAACTTTATAGCATGACAACAGGTTTGATTGGACAAAGAGGTAGAAGGGGAGCTCTTATGATTTCTATGGATGTAAATCATCCAGAAATAGAGGAGTTTATAGACATAAAAACAGATTTGGAGAAGGTTACTAAGGCAAATATTTCTGTAAGAGTAACAGATGAGTTTATGCAAGCTGTAAAAGAAAGAAAGTTGTATAATTGTACTTTTGAAGTTGAAACTACTGGAGAAAAAATAGTTAAGATAGTAAATGCATATGATTTATTTAATAAGTTTGTTAAAAATAACTGGGATTATGCAGAACCAGGCATATTATTTTGGGACAAAATAAAAACATATAACCTTATGAGTGAAGACAAGGACTTTTGTTTTTCAGGGGTAAATCCTTGTGCAGAAGAGCCACTTCCAAGTGGAGGAAGCTGTTTACTTGGTTCAATAAACTTATCAGAGTTTGTAATACAACCATTTGGGGAACATGCTACCTTTGATATTAATAAGTTAAAATCTTGTGTTAGAGAAGCCGTGGTAGCTTTAAATGATGTACTAGATGAGGGATTAAATTTACATCCATTACAAGAACAAAGAGATAGTGTCTATAAATATAGACAGATAGGTTTAGGTGTAATGGGTATTGCTGACATGCTTATAAAAATGGGGATAAGATATGGTTCTGATAAATCTTTAGAATTATGTGATTTAATTGGTAAAACTATGCTTAATGAAGCTGTAAAACAATCAGCTTTAATTGCTAAAGAATATGGTACATTTAGTGAGTATAAGTATGAAAATATTTCTAAATCTAGATTTTTTATAGAAAATTTAAACGATGATATTAAAGAGATGGTTAAAAAGTATGGGATTAGAAACTCACAACTCTTAACTATACCTCCTACAGGTTCTATATCTACAATGATAGGTATTAGTGGAGGAATAGAACCTATATTTAATCTTTCATATATAAGAAAAACTGAAAGTTTACATGATGAAGATGTGTATTATAAAGTATATACTCCAATAGTTAAAGAATATATGGATAAAAAAGGTATTACAGATGAAGAATGTTTACCAGATTTTTTTGTTACTGCTATGAACATAGGATATGAAGAAAGAATAAATATGCAAAAAGTATGGCAAAAGTATATTGATGCTTCTATATCATCTACAATAAATATACCTTTTGAAACTACAATTGAAGATGTTTTCAACATATATGTTAAGGCATGGGAAGCTGGTCTGAAGGGAGTGACAATATTTAGAGATGGATGCAAAAGGAGTGGAATCTTAATAAATGAAAAAAAAGATGAAAATAATAAAGAAAATAACAAAAAAGAAGATAGTAAAAAAGAATCTTATAAAAATAATAAAGAAGAAAAAGATAATAAAGAAGAAAAAGCCAAAGAACTAAAAAATAAAAATTTTGAAGAAGATGAAAAGTTTGTATGCCCTGAGTGTGGAAGTGAAGGAATCGCACATACAGGTGGATGTAGTATATGTTTAAAATGTGGATATAGTGGATGCAATTAA
- the brnQ gene encoding branched-chain amino acid transport system II carrier protein, translating into MGEKQIKFKDVIVIGFALFAMFFGAGNLIFPPYLGVLSGSSWLVAFIGFLFADGGLALLAVIAATKFNGDTSKMFSRAGKGLSIVLGCAMVICIGPLLAIPRTAATTYEMGILPTIGSGISPVIFSIVFFAIVLVLTIRPSKVVDIVGSILTPALLIALAVLIIKGIVSPLGEIRDASLIQNVFAEGITQGYQTMDALAASVFASIIIMSVIAKGYTGEKEKMKATVSAGVIAVVGMALVYGGLCYLGATVSEIYGQDVQQTALIVSITASLLGNTGKILLAIIVALACLTTAIGLSSAAGQYFSTLTDGKLKYEHIVIVVCVFSAIISNFGVSTIIKFSSPILSMVYPATITLVILALFSNKIKNNNVFRCAAYMALLVSVLTVATSFGINIPLVNSLPFASLGFNWIVPVVIAGIIGNFIPSQSSKAVQ; encoded by the coding sequence ATGGGTGAGAAACAAATCAAGTTTAAAGATGTAATTGTAATTGGATTTGCACTATTTGCAATGTTTTTTGGTGCTGGGAACTTAATATTCCCTCCATATCTAGGAGTTTTATCCGGAAGTAGTTGGTTAGTAGCTTTCATAGGATTCCTTTTCGCAGATGGTGGTTTGGCATTATTAGCAGTTATAGCAGCAACTAAGTTCAATGGAGACACATCAAAAATGTTTTCAAGAGCTGGTAAAGGATTAAGTATTGTATTAGGATGTGCAATGGTAATCTGTATAGGGCCACTTTTGGCAATACCTAGAACAGCAGCAACAACTTATGAAATGGGTATATTACCTACAATAGGTTCAGGAATAAGCCCAGTAATATTCTCTATAGTATTCTTTGCTATAGTATTGGTTTTAACAATAAGACCATCAAAAGTTGTAGATATAGTTGGATCAATTTTAACTCCAGCCTTACTTATAGCTTTAGCAGTATTGATAATTAAAGGTATTGTATCTCCATTAGGAGAAATAAGAGATGCTTCTTTAATACAAAATGTATTTGCAGAAGGTATAACTCAAGGATATCAAACAATGGATGCATTAGCAGCTAGTGTATTTGCATCAATTATAATCATGTCAGTAATAGCTAAAGGTTATACAGGTGAAAAAGAAAAGATGAAAGCTACAGTAAGTGCAGGTGTTATAGCGGTAGTAGGTATGGCACTAGTTTATGGTGGATTATGTTACCTTGGAGCAACTGTATCTGAAATATATGGACAAGATGTTCAACAAACAGCTTTAATAGTTTCAATAACAGCATCATTACTTGGAAATACAGGTAAAATTTTATTGGCTATTATAGTTGCATTAGCATGTTTAACAACAGCTATAGGTCTTTCTTCAGCAGCAGGTCAATATTTCTCAACACTTACAGATGGAAAATTAAAATATGAGCATATAGTTATAGTAGTTTGTGTATTTAGTGCAATCATATCAAACTTTGGAGTAAGTACAATAATAAAATTCTCTTCTCCTATATTAAGTATGGTATATCCAGCAACTATAACTCTAGTTATACTAGCATTATTTAGTAATAAAATTAAAAATAACAACGTATTCAGATGCGCTGCATATATGGCATTGTTAGTAAGTGTATTAACAGTTGCAACAAGCTTTGGTATAAATATTCCTTTAGTTAATAGCTTACCATTCGCTTCATTAGGATTTAACTGGATTGTTCCAGTTGTAATAGCAGGAATAATAGGAAACTTTATTCCATCTCAAAGTAGTAAAGCTGTACAATAA
- the brnQ gene encoding branched-chain amino acid transport system II carrier protein — MGKTKDVIVFGFALFAMFFGAGNLIFPPYLGIITGPEWLIAFLGFTFADAGLALLAVMATAKFDGNVVEMFKRCGMKLGILIGCVDILCIGPFLAIPRTGATTYEMGMMPLFGSSVPVLLFCIVYFAISYVLTIRPSKVVDIVGQFLTPALLIALAFIIIKGVVSPLGEIIDKPMIPNVFAEGIGQGYQTMDAFAAIALASVLIVSLNEKGYTNISEKLKMIGKAGVLACGGLALVYGGLCFLGATVSTMYGTDAVQSQVIVNITQGLLGNVGKAILAVVVSLACLTTSIGLTSATGQYFSRLTKGKLSYEKIVLAVSVFSAVVASFGVGTIIKIASPILSIVYPPSIVLIILAFFNEKIKNDNVYKGAVYMSLLVSILTVISSYGVSIPVVNSLPLASLGFNWVVPVVIAGIIGNFIPSKSQSNTLGTN, encoded by the coding sequence ATGGGTAAGACCAAAGATGTAATAGTATTTGGATTTGCATTATTCGCAATGTTCTTTGGAGCAGGTAACTTAATATTTCCACCATACTTGGGAATAATTACAGGTCCAGAATGGTTAATTGCCTTCTTAGGATTTACATTTGCCGATGCTGGTTTGGCACTTCTAGCAGTAATGGCTACAGCTAAATTCGATGGAAACGTAGTAGAAATGTTTAAAAGATGTGGTATGAAATTGGGGATCCTTATAGGTTGTGTAGATATTTTATGTATAGGACCATTCTTAGCTATACCAAGAACAGGTGCAACAACTTATGAGATGGGTATGATGCCTTTATTTGGAAGCTCAGTTCCAGTGTTATTATTCTGTATAGTTTATTTTGCGATATCATATGTATTAACAATAAGACCATCTAAGGTCGTAGATATAGTTGGACAATTTTTAACTCCAGCTCTTCTAATAGCTTTAGCATTTATAATTATAAAAGGTGTTGTATCTCCTCTTGGAGAGATAATAGATAAACCTATGATACCTAATGTATTTGCAGAAGGGATAGGTCAAGGTTACCAGACAATGGATGCATTTGCAGCAATAGCACTTGCATCAGTTCTGATAGTATCCTTAAATGAAAAAGGATATACTAATATTAGTGAAAAGTTAAAGATGATTGGTAAAGCAGGTGTTCTTGCTTGTGGAGGATTGGCATTAGTTTATGGTGGATTATGTTTCCTTGGAGCAACTGTATCAACAATGTATGGAACAGATGCAGTACAATCACAAGTAATAGTAAATATAACACAAGGGTTGCTTGGAAATGTTGGGAAAGCGATTTTAGCAGTAGTAGTATCTCTAGCTTGTTTAACTACATCTATAGGTCTTACATCTGCAACAGGGCAATATTTTTCTAGACTTACAAAAGGTAAATTAAGCTATGAAAAAATAGTATTAGCTGTGTCTGTATTCAGTGCAGTAGTAGCATCTTTTGGTGTTGGAACTATAATAAAGATAGCATCTCCTATATTAAGCATAGTTTATCCACCATCAATTGTTTTAATAATTTTAGCTTTCTTTAATGAAAAAATTAAGAATGATAATGTATACAAAGGTGCAGTATATATGTCACTGCTTGTAAGTATATTAACAGTTATATCTAGTTATGGAGTAAGCATTCCAGTAGTAAATTCTTTACCTCTTGCTTCATTAGGATTTAACTGGGTAGTTCCAGTTGTAATAGCTGGAATAATTGGTAATTTTATACCATCAAAGAGTCAATCTAATACACTTGGAACAAATTAA
- the ylqF gene encoding ribosome biogenesis GTPase YlqF, which produces MSNEYDEYLMDNNLHINWYPGHMKKTKELVKNNLKLIDVVVELLDARIPFSSKNPDIDMLVGDKPRVVVLNKSDMADRDKLNQWIEYYKQNNIKAIPVDTIKGVGVNKIVEECKNVTREKMSSLKDKGRKERAIRIMIVGVPNVGKSSLINKLTGRKSTQTGDKPGVTKGKQWVRLKGNLELLDTPGILWPKFEDQEVALNLAFSRAIKDEILDVETLALRLIEKLMIIEPEKLKARYKLDSLGETPIETMDMIGHKRGFITGGKELDYTRIATTVLNEFRDGKIGNITLEVPESVKR; this is translated from the coding sequence ATGTCAAATGAATATGATGAGTATCTTATGGATAATAATCTACATATAAACTGGTATCCAGGTCATATGAAGAAAACCAAAGAATTAGTAAAAAATAACTTAAAACTAATTGATGTAGTGGTTGAACTTTTGGATGCTAGAATCCCATTTAGTAGCAAAAATCCAGATATAGATATGCTTGTAGGAGATAAGCCTAGGGTAGTGGTATTAAATAAAAGCGATATGGCAGATAGAGATAAGTTAAATCAATGGATTGAGTACTATAAACAGAATAACATAAAAGCTATACCAGTAGATACAATAAAAGGTGTAGGTGTAAATAAGATAGTGGAAGAATGTAAGAATGTAACTAGAGAAAAAATGAGTTCTCTAAAGGATAAAGGAAGAAAAGAAAGGGCTATAAGAATAATGATAGTTGGTGTACCAAATGTTGGTAAATCATCTCTTATAAACAAATTAACAGGTAGAAAAAGTACTCAAACAGGAGATAAGCCAGGAGTAACTAAAGGTAAGCAATGGGTTAGATTAAAGGGAAATCTTGAGCTTTTAGATACACCTGGAATACTTTGGCCAAAGTTTGAAGACCAAGAAGTTGCCTTAAACTTGGCATTTAGTAGAGCTATAAAAGATGAAATTTTAGACGTTGAGACCTTAGCTTTAAGACTTATAGAAAAACTTATGATAATAGAACCAGAAAAGCTGAAAGCTAGATATAAATTGGATTCTTTAGGAGAAACTCCAATTGAAACAATGGATATGATTGGTCATAAGAGAGGATTCATAACAGGTGGAAAAGAACTTGATTATACACGTATAGCTACAACTGTTCTAAATGAATTTAGAGATGGGAAAATAGGCAATATAACACTAGAAGTGCCAGAGAGTGTTAAAAGATAG
- the rplS gene encoding 50S ribosomal protein L19, translating to MNEMLRAIEQEQLKNEVPNFGPGDTVKVHVRIIEGKRERIQIFEGVVLKRQGGGARETFTVRKMSFNVGVERTFPVHSPKLEKIEVTRKGKVRRAKLNYLRGRVGKAAKIKEARNR from the coding sequence ATGAATGAAATGCTAAGAGCAATTGAGCAAGAACAATTAAAAAATGAAGTTCCTAATTTTGGACCTGGGGACACAGTTAAAGTACACGTTAGAATTATAGAAGGAAAAAGAGAAAGAATACAAATATTCGAAGGTGTAGTATTAAAGAGACAAGGTGGAGGAGCAAGAGAGACTTTCACAGTTAGAAAAATGTCTTTCAATGTTGGTGTAGAAAGAACTTTCCCAGTTCACTCTCCAAAACTAGAAAAAATAGAAGTAACTAGAAAAGGTAAAGTAAGAAGAGCTAAACTAAACTACTTAAGAGGTAGAGTAGGTAAAGCTGCTAAGATAAAAGAAGCTAGAAATAGATAA
- the trmD gene encoding tRNA (guanosine(37)-N1)-methyltransferase TrmD, which produces MRFHIMTLFPEIFNSYMNESIMKRAVEKGIIDVCIYNIRDFSNNKHKKVDDYPFGGGAGMVMTPQPIYDTYKHIIKTHNINNPRVIYLTPKGKVYNQSIVKEMSIEEDIILLCGHYEGIDERIIDLIVTDEISIGDYVLTGGELPALIMIDSISRLIPGVLNQDESFEEESFKDNLLEYPHYTRPREFEELKVPEVLLSGNHKKIDAWRREESIRITKERRLDLYRKSQEK; this is translated from the coding sequence ATGAGATTTCATATAATGACGCTTTTTCCAGAAATATTTAATTCATATATGAATGAAAGTATAATGAAAAGAGCAGTTGAAAAAGGTATAATTGATGTGTGTATATATAACATAAGAGATTTTTCTAATAATAAACATAAAAAAGTAGATGATTATCCGTTTGGAGGAGGAGCTGGTATGGTGATGACTCCTCAACCTATATATGACACATATAAGCATATAATAAAAACTCATAATATAAACAATCCAAGAGTAATTTATTTAACTCCAAAAGGTAAGGTATACAATCAATCCATAGTCAAAGAGATGTCTATTGAAGAAGATATAATACTTCTATGTGGTCATTATGAAGGAATAGATGAAAGAATTATTGACTTAATAGTAACTGATGAAATTTCAATTGGAGATTATGTACTAACTGGAGGAGAACTACCTGCACTTATAATGATAGATTCTATATCAAGGTTAATTCCAGGCGTATTAAATCAGGACGAGTCATTTGAAGAGGAGTCATTTAAAGATAATCTATTGGAGTATCCTCATTACACAAGACCTAGAGAGTTTGAAGAATTAAAAGTACCAGAAGTGCTTTTATCAGGAAATCATAAAAAGATAGATGCGTGGAGACGAGAAGAATCTATAAGAATAACTAAGGAAAGACGACTAGACTTATATAGAAAATCTCAAGAAAAATAG